In a genomic window of Phycisphaerae bacterium:
- a CDS encoding PD-(D/E)XK nuclease-like domain-containing protein, protein MTSARVPLVSLGQGDYRRDYQPEDLGMKPTQPDSLNLHFLIREPADVYHAKSADHVTSHTLNDFRRCPLLFRKKELGLVPERDTTAYLIGRAAHALILEGRERYQREFAVGGPINPKTGQPFGSNTKAFAEWAERQNRPVLSDAHAALVEQMAAAVKGHALAGELLAEGVAEGVVRCEYAQFQCQARIDWISPRLEHGMVDLKTTDDLDSFEFALRALGYVHQVAFYRALVALVSGHVLPVHIVAVEKREPFRVGVWRIASEVLDQAQAQNEEAMAELRRCRATGNWFTRYEGLRVIDRL, encoded by the coding sequence CCGGAGGACCTGGGCATGAAGCCCACGCAGCCTGATTCGCTGAACCTGCATTTTCTGATCCGCGAGCCCGCAGACGTTTATCACGCCAAAAGCGCGGACCACGTCACATCGCACACCCTGAACGACTTCCGCCGGTGTCCGCTGCTGTTCCGCAAGAAGGAACTCGGTCTCGTGCCGGAGCGGGACACGACGGCCTACCTGATCGGCCGAGCGGCGCACGCGCTGATCCTGGAGGGCCGCGAGCGCTACCAGCGCGAGTTCGCCGTCGGCGGGCCAATCAATCCGAAGACGGGCCAGCCGTTCGGCTCGAACACGAAGGCGTTCGCGGAGTGGGCCGAACGGCAGAACCGGCCCGTGCTCAGCGATGCCCATGCCGCGTTGGTCGAGCAGATGGCCGCGGCGGTGAAGGGGCACGCGCTGGCGGGCGAGCTGCTGGCGGAGGGCGTCGCCGAAGGCGTCGTGCGCTGCGAGTACGCGCAGTTCCAGTGCCAGGCGCGGATCGACTGGATCAGCCCGCGGCTCGAGCACGGGATGGTCGACCTGAAGACCACGGACGACCTGGACTCGTTCGAGTTCGCGCTCCGCGCGCTGGGGTACGTCCATCAGGTCGCGTTCTACCGCGCGCTCGTCGCGCTGGTCAGCGGCCACGTTCTCCCCGTGCACATTGTGGCCGTCGAGAAGCGCGAGCCGTTCCGCGTCGGCGTCTGGCGGATCGCGTCGGAAGTGCTCGACCAGGCGCAGGCCCAGAACGAGGAGGCAATGGCCGAGCTGCGCCGCTGCCGCGCGACCGGCAACTGGTTCACCCGTTACGAGGGGCTGCGCGTGATCGACCGCCTGTGA